Below is a window of Aggregicoccus sp. 17bor-14 DNA.
TGAAGAACATTCCTCCCCCATCTGCCGGGCGCGGCTTCCCGCCTTCAGCTCACGAACCTCAGAGACCACGGGGTGCAGGTGCTCTTCTCCTGTCGACCCAAGAGTGGACGACCCAACATTTGAGGTGCCCGAGCCACAGGCGATAAATGCACCCGCCAGCAGGCTCCCACAAATGATTGCACCAGTGCGGCTCAGGCGGCGGATGAGACTCTTCCTCTGAACTTGTCCGGACATCATCGCGGGCCTCACTGACAGGGCTTGCATGACAGACCCTCGTCTGCCGCACCGTTGTTGTTGTCATCACAGCCGTTGCACACTTCGGCGGATGTGCAGACGTTGGTCGTCGGCTGGCAGCTGCTGTTGCAGGCCAGGGTCGAGGGCACTCCGCACGAGGTGGTGCAGGCGATGGTCCCACTGCACCCTGCACAAGCGCTCCACTGGCCTGCGCCGCAGGTCTGGCTTCCTGCTCCGCTGCAGCCGTTGCTGCAAACCTGGGTCAGCGTATTGGGCGCTCCATTCCCAGGTGCGTTATCGACGACACCGTCCCCATTGTCGTCGCAGTTGTTGCAAACCTCAGCGCCCGTATTGCAGCCGCTAAGAGTTCCTGCGCTACAAACCTGGGTACCGCCCTTGCCGCATGCACTGCAGCTCTGGATGAAGCTGTAGGGAACATTGCTGCCGGACGCGTTGTCGACGACGCCGTCGCCGTTGTCGTCGCAGTTGTTGCACACCTCGGGTCCGGCGTTGCACGTCCCCAGCACGCCTGCCTTACAGGCCATCGCGCCGGTCTTGCCGCAGGCGCTGCAACTCACTGTGAGGCTGTAGGCGACGTTGCTGCCCGAGGCGTTGTCAACGACGCCGTCGGCGTCGTCATCACAGTTATTGCAGGTCTCTGGGACGGGATTGCAACTGCAGCTGCTGATGTATTTCCTCAGCTCCGGGTCGAAGACCCGGGTGCAGACCTGAGTTCCCTGGCAGCCATTGCTTTGCGTACAGCTCGCCGCTTCTGCGACGGAGCTCGCGAACATGGCAGATAAGACGACGGCCCAAAGGGCGCTCCACAAGCCACGGCTCATTCGTGCTCCGTGCAGCGACGGCCACGCGGGCACGCAAGGCCGCTCGCACATCGAGCGGGCGGTCGCTGGCGTCGGGAAGCTGACATGGAGAAACTGCGCAGGTCAAGCAAGACTGGATAGTCCAGAAACACGGACTAGGCCGTTATTGATGGAAAAAATTCGTACCGCTGCACTCGGAACCGCTTCTGGTCCCGCGGGGCGCAGGTCCGCGCTGCGCGCAGGCGTGCTCGCGGCGCGAAGTTCCACTGGCGGCCGGCCAGAGAGGGGTTCCCGCGCGACGGAAGGGACGGAGTAGCCGTTCGCCCCGCGGCTGATGCTTCTGCATCCTCGTTGCGAGGAGCTCAGCTGCTCTTGCGCCGCTCGGCCTCGTCCGCGGCGAAGAGCTGCTCGAGCTCCTGGCGGCCGCGCTGTGAGATCTCGGCGAGCTTCTTCTCATCCCCCTGGTGGCGGTAGGCGCGCAGCAGCATCGCCTCGTCCAGCTCGCGGAAGCGCTCGATGGACTCGCGCGCCTCGGAGTAGCCCATCGTGAGCTCCTCGAGCACCTCCTGCGTCATCTCCAGGCTCGCCGCGAAGGTCTCGCGCATCACGTGCACCACCCCCAGGTCCAAGAGTGCGTAGGCGTGCTGGCGGTTGCGCGCCCGGGCGATGATGGTCAGCTGCGGGAAGTGCTGCTTCGCCGTCTGCACGATGTGCACGCTGGCCTGCGCGTCGTCCACCGCCACCACCAGCACCTTCGCCTTGTCCGCGCGCGCCGCGCGCAGCAGGTCGAGGCGCGCCGCGTCCCCGTAGAACACCTTGGTGGTGCCGAAGCGGCGCAGGAAGTCGATGTGCTCGGAGTTGATGTCCATGGCGGTGAAGCCGATGCGCTTGGCCGCGAGCACGCGCGCCACCACCTGCCCCACCCGACCCATGCCGGCGATGATGACCGGGTTGTCCTCGGTGGCCGCCACGTCGAAGTCGCGCTTCTGCTGCCGGCGCGCGCGCAGGCGCGGCCGCACGAGCCGCTCGTGCACCAGGTAGAGCAGCGGCGTCACGCCCATGGAGAGGCTCACCACCACCACCAGCAGGTCCGCGAGCGCGCGGTCCATCACGCGCTGGGCCACCGCGAGGCTGAAGAGCACGAAGGCGAACTCTCCGCCCTGGCTGATGACCACCGCGAGATCCAGCCCGGACTCCTTGCTCCGCAGGCTCCAGCGCCCCAGCCCGTAGAGCACCACCCCCTTGAGCAGCACCAGCAGCAGCACCAGCGCGGCCACCCCCAGCGGCCGCGCGGCGATGAGCCCGAGGTTCACGCTCATCCCCACCGAGAGGAAGAAGAGCCCGAGCAAGAGCCCCTTGAAGGGCTCGATGTCCGCCTCCAGCTCGTGCTTGAACTCGCTGTTGGCCAGCAGCACGCCGGCGAGGAAGGCGCCCAGCGCCGGGGACAGGCCCACCTGGCTCACCCCCACCGCCGTGCCCAGCACCACCAGCAGCGCCGTCGCGGTGAACAGCTCCTGGCTGTGCGTGTTCGCCACGATCTTGAAGAGCGGCCGCACCACGAAGGGCGCCCCCAGCACCACCGCCGCGAGCACCCCCACCACCTTGAGCCCCACCACCCAGCCCGGCGCGCTGCTGGGCGCCGCGGCCCCCGCGCCGCCGTCCGCGAGGAAGGGCAGCAGCGCCAGGATGGGGATGACCGCGAGGTCCTGGAACAGCAGGATGCCGAAGGCCGCGCGCCCGTGGTCCTGGGTGAGCTCGTTCTTCTCCGCGAGCAACTGCAGCGCGAACGCGGTGGAGGAGAGCGAGAGCCCCAGCCCCGCCACCAGTGCCGGGCGCCAGGAGAGCCCCAGCGCCATGCCCACTGCGCCCAGGAGCAGCGCGCTCAGCAGCACCTGCGCGCCGCCCAGCCCGAACACCCCGCGGCGCAGCTCCCACAGGCGCGAGGGCTGCAGCTCCAGCCCGATGAGGAAGAGCAGCAGCACCACCCCGAACTCGGAGATGTGCATCACCGCCTCCACCTCGCCGATGAGGCGCAGGCCCCAGGGGCCGATGACCGCGCCGGCCGCGAGGTAGCCGAGCACCGAGCCCAGCCCGAGCCGCTTGAAGAGGGGCACGGACACCACGGTGGCCGCGAGGAAGATGAGCGCCTGCTGGAGCCAGGACATGCCGCCCTCATTGCACGCCCGGCCCCGCGGCCACAACGCTCGCGCGGCGCGCCTAGAGCGTGAGCACCAGGGTCGCGCGCTCCTCGCCGCCCTCCCGCGTGCACTGCAGCACGGGCTGACCGAGCCGGCGCACCCAGTCCGCCCAGTAGGGCTCCTGCAGCAGCGGGTCGTCCGCGAACACCGCCTGCAGCCGCCGCTCCGGGAGCCCCGGGGCCTGGATGTCCAGGTGCACGTGCGCGGGGATGTGGCGCGCCTGGCCTCCCAGGGTCACGGTCCACGGATAGCGGCCGGGATGGATGGTGCGCAGGACGAAGGCTCCCTGGGCATCCGAGCGCAGCCAGGCGGAGAGGCGCGCGTGGGGTTCGTCCATGGGGCGCTCGCGCGTGTAGTGCCCCTGCGCGTCGGTCTGGTAGGCGTGCACCTGCGCGCCCGCCACCGGCCGTCCGTCGCGCGTCCTCAGGCGCACGGTCAGCTCGAGCCGCACGCCGGGCTCCGTGGCCGGAGCGAGCTGCACGGGCGCAGGCGCGCGCGCCGCCGCGAGCAGCAGCGCGCCGAGCAGCAGGACGGGGCTGGACATGGGGCGACCCTCCTGGGGAGACGTAGGAGCGTAGCGCGAGTGCAGGTACGCTCGGGCGCGTGAACGTCACGCCCTCCCGCCCCTACTCCCTGTCCCGCGGCCGCGCCGTGTGGATGGGCCTGCTCGCCTTCCTGCCCCTGGCCTTCCTCGGGCTTTTCTTCGTGGCCTTCTTCGGGATGGCGCTGAGCGACTTCGCGCGCGCCCAGGGACACGGCGGCCCGCAGCCCGAGCTGCCGCTCTTCTTCCTCCTCGTGTTCTTCCCGCTGCAGTGCGTGTTCATGGTGGCCTGGGTCACGAGCATCGTGCTCTACGTGCTCGACCTCTTCCGCAACCCGCACGTGCCCGACAACCTGCGGCCGGTGTGGGCCATCCTCTTCTTCTTCATGGGCATGCTCACCCTGCCCGTGTACTGGTTCCTCTACCTGTGGCAGCCCTCGGGCCGGCCGCCGCTCGTGCCCGGACCGGAGGCGGTTTGATGCTCGACCGGAGGTAGTCCCGATGGACGCGAACCTGCAGCTCATCCAGGAGGCCTACGCGGCGTACGCGCGGGGCGACGTCGCGGCGGTGTTCTCGCTGCTGCACCCGGACGTGGAGATCCACCAGACGCCCCTGCTTCCCTGGGGCGGAGACCACCGCGGGCACGCAGGCGCGCGCACCTTCTTCCAGCGGCTGGGCGAGCACACCCAGGCCGTGCCCCAGCCCGAGCAGTACCTCGCGGCCGGCGACGACGTGGTGGCGGTGGGCCGCCTGCGCGGGCGGGCGCGCGCCTCGGGCCGCCCCATCGACCTGGCCATCGTGCACGTGTGGACCGTGCGCGAGGGGCGCATCGTGCGCTTCACCGCGTACATCGACACGCCGGCGATGCTGCAGGCGCTCGCCCCCTGACTAGGGGCGCCTCGGAGGCAGAGGGGGATCAGCCGTCTCGAGCGCCCGCTCTGCGACTTCGTGGATACCCAGCGCCCGTTCATAGGTATCCGGCCCCTGAGCGCCCCCCGTCGATGTGGCTCCCCCTACGAGGTCCACTCGCATCCGCTGGCCGCAGCCGTAGGAAGTGAACTCGGCGCGGGTGCGCTGCGGGGTTCCGTTGGGACACGACCACTCCAGCACCGCGGAGTAGCCAGTCGTGGACTGGCAATCCGAAGGCACCTCGGGTCGGGTCGACGCAGCGACGAGCTCGCGCATCAGCGCCTCGCCCTCGGCGCGAGTGAGCTGGCGCTTCACTTCGACCGGGCCATCGCCCACATCCCGCTTGCCGTGCAGTGCGGCACCATCCGGGGCAAGCTCGAGGACGAGCGAGCTCTGCGTTCCGCCGAAGCAGCCCTGGATCCCGAAGTCCACCTTCACCGAGGCCCTGGGCGAGGAGACCGCGCAGTCGAAGGGCGTCTCCCAGTGCGTCTGCGTGCTCTCGCTCCCACCTCCGGGACGCCGCCCCGAGGCGACGGTGAAGTCATACGCTTCGAGGGCGTCGGTGGTGGGCTCCCAGCGATGCCCTGCGTCTCGCGAGCGAAGCAGGCCTCCGCCGGTCAGCTCGGCGAAAACCCTCCCGTCCGCGAGGAAGACGATGTCGCGTACTGGAGTGCGCGGGAGGCGTCCCACCCGGTACCAGGTGCGGCCTCCATCCTGGGTGGCGGCGACCTGGTCTCCTGCCCAGCCGAGCCAGCTCTGCGGCGTGCGCTGCGCGAGTCCTTCCAGTTGCGTCAGCGTGCCGCGAGGGCGCGTCAGGAGCGGCCCCGCTCGCGTCACCTTCCCCGTCACTTCGAGCTGCAGTCCTTCTGGATGCGGGCTGGCGATGACGTCGGGTCCCACGATCCAGGCGTCCGCAAACGATGGAAGCCAAGCCGCGAGCGGAAGGCCTGCGGCACTTGAGGTCACCACTTGACGGCCATCCGGCCTCGTCGAGACGTATCGCCCGCTCTCCTGCTGCCTCCCGATTGGCTGCCATGTCTTGCCGCCATCGTCGGTGCGGAAGAGACCATCCGAGCCGCCAACCCAGCCGATGCTCCGCGTGAGGCGCAGGACGTGACGCAGCTCGGGAGGCAAGCCCGGCGTGCCGGCAAAGAGTACCCGCGGCGCCTGCTTCGGCGGCGTGAGCGCCGCCCAGGTCTCACCACCATCCTCCGTCTTCCAGAGCGTTCCTTGCATGCCCGCGGCCCAGCCGCTGTCCGGCGTGAGGAACGAGAGAGACATGCATCGGTCCTCCCCGTTGAAGGGCGACGCCTTCAGCTCAGCCCACCGAGCTCCCGCGTCATCGCTCCGGTAGATGCGCCCCGAGGAGCCACACACCCAGGTCCGCGCTCCGCTTCGCTCCAATGAGTAGACCCAGAGGGGCTCGGGCAGGGGCACCGCCTTCCAGGTCCGCCCAGCGTCGACGGTGCGAAGCACGCGCGCCCCGATGTAGCCGGCAGCAACCCCCACATCCGGCGAGTACCAGGCGAGGAAATCCAACGTGCGCAAGGTCTCCCCCTCGGCCTCCAGCGCCTTGCCGAGAGCAGCCTGCAGCTCGGTGGCGGGTTGCCAGGAGTGGCCCGAATCCTCACTGCGCAACACCTGCACGACGGACCCCTCAGCAGAGCCCGTTTCCGGATCGATGCGCCGCGGTGCCAATGCCCACCAGTCCTGCGGAAGGCGAGCGCTGACCAGTCGGGGGCGGACGTGGAGCTCCGCGACGCTGAAGTCGACCTTGGGCAAGGGGGGCGGTGAAGCTGCGGTCAGGAGAGCAGCCACTGCAGCGGCGCAGGCGAACGTCATGGGTGAAGCCTCCGTGGTCGCCATCCTCGCTGGCCCTCCGTGGAGATTCTTCACCGTGTCTTCATGGCTCCCACATTCGTTCGGCAGCAAGCGATGCCCTGCGCCGTACAGAGGGCCCCACGTGTCGGCCCGGAGGCCCCGCCTGCTCTCCGCACGTGCAGACGCAATCGGGTTGCACATACATCCCCCCACCTATCTGGGCGCGGGGGCGGTCGGGTAAAGGGGCGCGGCCCCTTCCCTCCCGAGGTCTCCCGTGTCGCACCTCCGTCCCCTGCGCCACTGCGCCCTGCTCGCGCTGCTGCTCCTGCCCCTGCTCGCCTGCTCCGGTACCGAGGACGCACAGGCCCCGGCGCGCTGCGGCGACGCGAAGGTGGACAGCGGGGAGCGCTGCGACGACGGGAACACCCAGGGGGGCGACGGCTGCAGCGCGGACTGCCGCTCGCTCGAGCGCTGCGGGGACGGGGTGCTCGAGACGGCGCGCGGCGAGGTCTGCGACGACGGCAACACGGTGGCCGGCGACGGCTGCAGCTCGGACTGCCACTCGAACGAGTCCTGCGGCAACGGCACGGTGGACACGGCGGCCGGCGAGGCCTGTGACGACGGCAACACCGTGGGCGGCGACGGCTGCAGCGCGGACTGCCGCACCCGCGAGGGCTGCGGGAACGGGGTGAAGGACGTGGGCGAGGTCTGCGACGACGGCAACGCGAGCAACGAGGACGACTGCCTCACGGCCTGCGTGCTCGCGCGCTGCGGCGACGGCCAGGTGGACCGCGCGGAGCCGGGCGTGGAGGCCTGCGACGACGGCAACACCGAGACCGAGACCGAGTGCCCCTACGGCACCGACCACTGCACCCGCTGCGATGCCACCTGCGGCGCGAAGCTCGAGCTCACCGGCAACGTGTGCGGCGATGGCGTGACCGCCCCCGGCCACGAGGCCTGCGACGATGGCAACACCACCACCGAGACCGCCTGCCCCGATGGCGTGGCCAACTGCACCGCGTGCGACGCGTCCTGCGGCACCGTGCTCCACCTGACGGGCTCCGTGTGCGGTGACGGCCAGGTGAGCGGCGGCGAGGCCTGCGACGACGGCAACACCGTGAGCGAGGCGCAGTGTCCCTACGGCGAAACGCAGTGCAGCGCCTGCAACGCCAACTGCAGCGCCGTGCTTCAGCTGACGGGCAACTTCTGCGGCGACGCCAAGGTGACCGACAGCGAGCGCTGCGACGACGGCAACACCGTTACAGAGACCGAGTGCGCCTATGGGACGCGCACCTGCACCACCTGCAACGCGACCTGCAGCACTGCCCTGCAGCTCACCGGCCGCTTCTGCGGCGACGGCGCGAAGAACGATGCCTCGGAGGTCTGCGACGACGGCAACACCGTCACGGAGACCGAGTGCCCCTATGGCGTCCCTCGCTGCGACGCCTGCAGCGCCACCTGCGGCGCCGTGCTCAGCCTCACCGGCCGCTACTGCGGGGACGGCGCGAAGAACGACCCCCGGGAGCTGTGCGACGACGGCAACAATATCGACGAGACCGAGTGCCCCTACGGCACGCGCACCTGCACCACCTGCAACAGCACCTGTTCCGGCGTGCGCTCGCTCACCGGCGGCGTCTGCGGCGACGGCGTGAAGAACGGCCCGGAGGAGTGCGACGACGGCAACACCGTGAACGGGGACGGCTGCAGCTCCGGCTGCACCATCGAGCACACCTGCGGCAACGGCATCCTCGAGAAGGGCGAGGCCTGCGACGACGGCAACACGGTGACCGAGACCTCCTGCCCCTACGGCACCGCGAGCTGCACCGCCTGCAACGCCACCTGCACGGGCACGGTGAGCCTCACCGGCCCGGTGTGCGGCGACGGCGTGAAGAACGGCCCCGAGGCCTGCGACGACGGCAACACGCTCGCCTGCGGCACCTGCAGCGCGAACTGCCTCATCGTGCAGCTGGCCCCGGCGACCGGGAGCATCGTGACCGTGGCAGGCAGCAGCGTGCTCGACGGGGAGACCGTCACCCTCGTCGACGGGTTCCTCGGCGGCGCGCGCGTCTTCGAGTTCGACCGCAACGGCTCGGTGACGCAGGGCCGCGTGGGCGTGAGCGTCACCACGACCTTCACGGCAGACCAGGTGGCAGCCTCGCTCGCCGCGGCCATCAACGCCCAGACCGGGGACTTCCGCATCGGCGCCACGGCCTCCGGGACCACGGTGACGGTGACCCAGAAGCAGGACGGCAGCCTCGGCAACCGCGCCATCACCGAGACGGTCGGGGCGGCCGGCTTCAAGGCAACGGGCCTGAGCGGCGGCGCCGGCTACGACTGCACCGCCGGCACCCGCTGCACCCGCAGCGAGGATTGCGACTTGTCGCTCGTGTGCTCGGGCGGCACCTGCACGTCGCCCTGAGCCGGGGCGTCTATCCCTCACCCCGACCCTCTCCCAAAGGGAGAGGGGACATTGGCGCAGCGCAGCACGCGTCCTGAAAGGTGAATCACCGTTCATGTTTTTTCGGGCTGCGCTTGCCTCCTGCGGGCGGAGGGCGTTTCATCCGCGCCATGAAGTTCCTGCGCGACCTCCGCTCGGTGCTGACGCTCACGGTCCTGGTGG
It encodes the following:
- a CDS encoding DUF4215 domain-containing protein yields the protein MSHLRPLRHCALLALLLLPLLACSGTEDAQAPARCGDAKVDSGERCDDGNTQGGDGCSADCRSLERCGDGVLETARGEVCDDGNTVAGDGCSSDCHSNESCGNGTVDTAAGEACDDGNTVGGDGCSADCRTREGCGNGVKDVGEVCDDGNASNEDDCLTACVLARCGDGQVDRAEPGVEACDDGNTETETECPYGTDHCTRCDATCGAKLELTGNVCGDGVTAPGHEACDDGNTTTETACPDGVANCTACDASCGTVLHLTGSVCGDGQVSGGEACDDGNTVSEAQCPYGETQCSACNANCSAVLQLTGNFCGDAKVTDSERCDDGNTVTETECAYGTRTCTTCNATCSTALQLTGRFCGDGAKNDASEVCDDGNTVTETECPYGVPRCDACSATCGAVLSLTGRYCGDGAKNDPRELCDDGNNIDETECPYGTRTCTTCNSTCSGVRSLTGGVCGDGVKNGPEECDDGNTVNGDGCSSGCTIEHTCGNGILEKGEACDDGNTVTETSCPYGTASCTACNATCTGTVSLTGPVCGDGVKNGPEACDDGNTLACGTCSANCLIVQLAPATGSIVTVAGSSVLDGETVTLVDGFLGGARVFEFDRNGSVTQGRVGVSVTTTFTADQVAASLAAAINAQTGDFRIGATASGTTVTVTQKQDGSLGNRAITETVGAAGFKATGLSGGAGYDCTAGTRCTRSEDCDLSLVCSGGTCTSP
- a CDS encoding monovalent cation:proton antiporter-2 (CPA2) family protein produces the protein MSWLQQALIFLAATVVSVPLFKRLGLGSVLGYLAAGAVIGPWGLRLIGEVEAVMHISEFGVVLLLFLIGLELQPSRLWELRRGVFGLGGAQVLLSALLLGAVGMALGLSWRPALVAGLGLSLSSTAFALQLLAEKNELTQDHGRAAFGILLFQDLAVIPILALLPFLADGGAGAAAPSSAPGWVVGLKVVGVLAAVVLGAPFVVRPLFKIVANTHSQELFTATALLVVLGTAVGVSQVGLSPALGAFLAGVLLANSEFKHELEADIEPFKGLLLGLFFLSVGMSVNLGLIAARPLGVAALVLLLVLLKGVVLYGLGRWSLRSKESGLDLAVVISQGGEFAFVLFSLAVAQRVMDRALADLLVVVVSLSMGVTPLLYLVHERLVRPRLRARRQQKRDFDVAATEDNPVIIAGMGRVGQVVARVLAAKRIGFTAMDINSEHIDFLRRFGTTKVFYGDAARLDLLRAARADKAKVLVVAVDDAQASVHIVQTAKQHFPQLTIIARARNRQHAYALLDLGVVHVMRETFAASLEMTQEVLEELTMGYSEARESIERFRELDEAMLLRAYRHQGDEKKLAEISQRGRQELEQLFAADEAERRKSS
- a CDS encoding nuclear transport factor 2 family protein, with the translated sequence MDANLQLIQEAYAAYARGDVAAVFSLLHPDVEIHQTPLLPWGGDHRGHAGARTFFQRLGEHTQAVPQPEQYLAAGDDVVAVGRLRGRARASGRPIDLAIVHVWTVREGRIVRFTAYIDTPAMLQALAP